A single region of the Oncorhynchus kisutch isolate 150728-3 linkage group LG30, Okis_V2, whole genome shotgun sequence genome encodes:
- the LOC109880114 gene encoding uncharacterized protein DKFZp434B061 isoform X1 yields MILVIGVPYRILIIGVPSRILVIGVPSRILVIGAPSRILFIGVSSSIFIIGVPSRIFIIGAPSRILIIGVPSRIFIIGVPSRIFIIGAPSRSLIIGVPSRILIIGVPSRILIIGVPSRILVIGVPSRILVIGVPSRILVIGCTSRIFIIGAPSRTLIIGVPSRILVIGVPSRTLIIGVPSRILIIGVPYRILIIGVPSRILVIGVPSRTLIIGVPSRTLVIGVPSMILVIGVPYRILIIGVPSRILVIGVPSRILVIGAPSRILFIGVSSSIFIIGVPSRIFIIGAPSRILIIGVPSRIFIIGVPSRIFIIGAPSRSLIIGVPSRILIIGVPSRILIIGVPSRILIIGVPSRILVIGVPSRILVIGVPSRILVIGCTSRIFIIGAPSRTLIIGVPSRILVIGVPSRTLIIGVPSRILIIGVPYRILIIGVPSRILVIGVPSRILVIGAPSRTLVIGAPSRILFIGVSSRIFIIGVPSRIFIIGAPSRTLIIGVPSRILIIGVPSRILIIGVPSMILVIGVPSMILVIGVPSRILVIGVPSRILVIGVPSRTLIIGVPSRTLIIGVPSRTLIIGVPSRTRFKSLEFMQARRLRFSLGSVSVLSFGVHVVLVTCRVELGGENELNS; encoded by the coding sequence GGGTCCCTTATAGGATCTTGATTATTGGGGTCCCTTCTAGGATCTTGGTTATTGGGGTCCCTTCTAGGATCTTGGTTATTGGGGCCCCTTCTAGGATCTTGTTTATTGGGGTCTCTTCTAGTATCTTCATTATTGGGGTCCCTTCTAGGATCTTCATTATTGGAGCCCCTTCTAGGATCTTGATTATTGGGGTCCCTTCTAGGATCTTCATTATTGGGGTCCCTTCTAGGATCTTCATTATTGGAGCCCCTTCTAGGTCCTTGATTATTGGGGTCCCTTCTAGGATCTTGATTATTGGGGTCCCTTCTAGGATCTTGATTATTGGGGTCCCTTCTAGGATCTTGGTTATTGGGGTCCCTTCTAGGATCTTGGTTATTGGGGTCCCTTCTAGGATCTTGGTTATAGGGTGCACTTCTAGGATCTTCATTATTGGAGCCCCTTCTAGGACTTTGATTATTGGGGTCCCTTCTAGGATCTTGGTTATTGGGGTCCCTTCTAGGACCTTGATTATTGGGGTCCCTTCTAGGATCTTGATTATTGGGGTCCCTTATAGGATCTTGATTATTGGGGTCCCTTCTAGGATCTTGGTTATTGGGGTCCCTTCTAGGACCTTGATTATTGGGGTCCCTTCTAGGACATTGGTTATTGGGGTCCCTTCTATGATCTTGGTTATTGGGGTCCCTTATAGGATCTTGATTATTGGGGTCCCTTCTAGGATCTTGGTTATTGGGGTCCCTTCTAGGATCTTGGTTATTGGGGCCCCTTCTAGGATCTTGTTTATTGGGGTCTCTTCTAGTATCTTCATTATTGGGGTCCCTTCTAGGATCTTCATTATTGGAGCCCCTTCTAGGATCTTGATTATTGGGGTCCCTTCTAGGATCTTCATTATTGGGGTCCCTTCTAGGATCTTCATTATTGGAGCCCCTTCTAGGTCCTTGATTATTGGGGTCCCTTCTAGGATCTTGATTATTGGGGTCCCTTCTAGGATCTTGATTATTGGGGTCCCTTCTAGGATCTTGATTATTGGGGTCCCTTCTAGGATCTTGGTTATTGGGGTCCCTTCTAGGATCTTGGTTATTGGGGTCCCTTCTAGGATCTTGGTTATAGGGTGCACTTCTAGGATCTTCATTATTGGAGCCCCTTCTAGGACTTTGATTATTGGGGTCCCTTCTAGGATCTTGGTTATTGGGGTCCCTTCTAGGACCTTGATTATTGGGGTCCCTTCTAGGATCTTGATTATTGGGGTCCCTTATAGGATCTTGATTATTGGGGTCCCTTCTAGGATCTTGGTTATTGGGGTCCCTTCTAGGATCTTGGTTATTGGGGCCCCTTCTAGGACCTTGGTTATTGGGGCCCCTTCTAGGATCTTGTTTATTGGGGTCTCTTCTAGGATCTTCATTATTGGGGTCCCTTCTAGGATCTTCATTATTGGAGCCCCTTCTAGGACCTTGATTATTGGGGTCCCTTCTAGGATCTTGATTATTGGGGTCCCTTCTAGGATCTTGATTATTGGGGTCCCTTCTATGATCTTGGTTATTGGGGTCCCTTCTATGATCTTGGTTATTGGGGTCCCTTCTAGGATCTTGGTTATTGGGGTCCCTTCTAGGATCTTGGTTATTGGGGTCCCTTCTAGGACCTTGATTATTGGGGTCCCTTCTAGGACCTTGATTATTGGGGTCCCTTCTAGGACCTTGATTATTGGGGTCCCTTCTAGGACCAGATTCAAGTCTTTGGAGTTCATGCAAGCAAGGCGTTTGAGGTTTTCACTTGGAAGCGTTTCAGTGCTGAGTTTTGGGGTGCATGTGGTATTGGTTACATGCAGGGTGGAATTGGGTGGGGAAAATGAGCTGAATTCCTAG